The stretch of DNA CGCTTGATGCGCAAGGCCGGGCTGCGAGGCGTCATGCGTGGCAAGGTCGTGCGCACGACGATTGCGGATGCAAAGGCGCCATGCCCGCTCGACCGGGTCAACCGCCAGTTCAAGGCGCAGCGGCCGAACCAGCTGTGGGTGTCGGACTTCACGTACGTATCGACCTGGCAGGGTTTCGTCTACGTCGCCTTCGTCATCGACGTCTTCGCTCGGCGCATCGTCGGCTGGCGGGTGAGCAGTTCGATGCGGACTGACTTCGTGCTCGATGCGCTGGAACAGGCACTGTATGCTCGTCAGCCGGAACGAAATGCGCTGGTCCATCACAGCGATAGGGGCTCGCAATACGTGTCAATAAAGTACAGCGAACGTCTAGCAGAAGCCGGCATTGAGCCTTCTGTGGGCAGCAAAGGCGACAGCTATGATAATGCCCTAGCCGAGACCATCAACGGGCTCTACAAGGCTGAGTTGATCCACCGCCGTGCTCCTTGGAGAACACGTGAAGCCGTTGAACTGGCCACGCTGGAATGGGTTTCCTGGTTCAACCACCACCGCTTGCTGGAGCCGCTCGGTTATATACCGCCAGCGGAAGCTGAGGCAAACTATTACAAGCAGTTGAGCAGTCAGGCTGTTCCGGCCTGACTCACACTAACCGGCCTCCACGAAAGCCGGGGCGATTCATGCGCAAGGTGCCGGTGCCAGCGACAGCGACTCGGACTCCGGTTGGATACGTGTCGCTAGCACCTGGGCCAGCAATCACTGGGGAACAATTACCCTTCCCCGTGTGGGCGATGAG from Massilia varians encodes:
- a CDS encoding IS3 family transposase (programmed frameshift), with the translated sequence MKKQPKYSPEVIERAVRMVSEAASEYESQWAAITSIAAKIGCTPETLRRWVRQQERDTGQRPGPTTAEEERIKALEREVRELRKANEILRLASAFFGSGGARPPLQAVRAFIDQYRHAYGVEPICRVMQVAPSGYWRYAAQQRNPALRCARVQRDDVLSVDIERVWQANMQVYGADKVWRQLRREGTDVARCTVERLMRKAGLRGVMRGKVVRTTIADAKAPCPLDRVNRQFKAQRPNQLWVSDFTYVSTWQGFVYVAFVIDVFARRIVGWRVSSSMRTDFVLDALEQALYARQPERNALVHHSDRGSQYVSIKYSERLAEAGIEPSVGSKGDSYDNALAETINGLYKAELIHRRAPWRTREAVELATLEWVSWFNHHRLLEPLGYIPPAEAEANYYKQLSSQAVPA